In Acaryochloris marina S15, a single genomic region encodes these proteins:
- a CDS encoding VOC family protein: MAAEFKHVMLMVKDIPATVKFYSEGLGLKVKMQTPGWAELDADGTTIALHAAGESAGGDSPILSFHVEDVHGAIATLESLGAQLEGRVREPAFGKVAAMRTPDGNLLSLLQPAEVPATSHSH; the protein is encoded by the coding sequence ATGGCCGCTGAATTTAAACATGTCATGCTCATGGTCAAAGACATCCCAGCAACCGTGAAGTTTTACTCAGAAGGGCTGGGATTGAAAGTGAAAATGCAAACCCCCGGCTGGGCTGAGCTAGATGCCGACGGAACCACCATTGCGCTACATGCCGCTGGTGAATCAGCGGGTGGTGATTCACCTATTTTGAGTTTTCATGTGGAAGATGTACATGGTGCGATCGCAACTCTGGAATCGTTAGGTGCACAACTTGAAGGTCGGGTTAGAGAGCCAGCATTTGGCAAAGTTGCTGCCATGCGAACCCCAGATGGCAACCTTTTGAGCTTATTACAACCCGCAGAAGTCCCTGCAACCAGTCATTCTCACTAA
- a CDS encoding sensor histidine kinase, whose translation MVGLHVASDALIAIAYFSIPLALIHFVRQRKDLPYPWLFQLFGAFIVTCGLTHIMEIWTLWHPIYWVSGVLKASTAIISLATAGALIPVIPQALLLPSREELEHAKAQLEERVKERTQALELSEERLQMALSGSGDGLWDWNIVTGEVFYSPRWEEMLGYEVGELPGHVSTWESLIHPEDKPGVTKVLDRHLQNSEPYTYDYRFLTKSGEWQWMATYGQVVKRNADGTPERMSGTHKDISARKYAEQQLADSLAEKSVMLQEIHHRVKNNLQVICSLLNLQTQGSPDPKITEIMKESQNRVKSMALVHENLYQSQNLSKISLETYVRELTNNLLRSYRSKMSQIKIHVAIASIYLDIDTAVPCGLIINELVSNALKYAFPDQESGEIKVKVTQNTEKSITLTITDNGMGLPHEINVEQTQTLGLRMVKTLTRQISGTLTVSRGTGTSFNIHFPQPSY comes from the coding sequence TTGGTCGGGCTGCACGTTGCTTCGGATGCCTTAATTGCGATTGCCTATTTTTCAATTCCGCTGGCGTTGATCCACTTTGTTCGCCAGCGCAAAGATTTACCTTATCCCTGGCTTTTTCAGCTCTTTGGGGCCTTTATTGTGACCTGTGGCCTCACCCATATCATGGAGATCTGGACACTCTGGCATCCTATCTATTGGGTATCCGGCGTACTTAAGGCCTCCACAGCCATCATTTCACTAGCCACAGCAGGTGCCCTAATTCCTGTTATTCCCCAAGCCCTTCTTTTACCCAGCCGAGAAGAACTTGAGCACGCCAAGGCCCAGCTAGAAGAGCGTGTCAAAGAAAGAACTCAAGCCCTGGAATTGAGCGAAGAACGACTGCAAATGGCCCTCTCGGGTTCTGGGGATGGTTTATGGGATTGGAATATCGTAACGGGTGAAGTCTTCTACAGTCCTCGATGGGAAGAAATGCTGGGTTATGAAGTGGGGGAACTTCCTGGCCATGTGAGTACTTGGGAAAGTTTGATCCATCCAGAAGATAAGCCTGGCGTTACCAAGGTACTGGACAGGCATTTACAAAACAGCGAACCCTACACCTACGACTATCGATTCCTGACAAAATCCGGAGAATGGCAATGGATGGCGACCTACGGCCAAGTCGTGAAGCGAAACGCCGACGGCACACCCGAACGGATGTCGGGCACTCACAAAGATATTAGTGCTCGCAAATATGCCGAACAACAGCTCGCAGATTCTCTAGCGGAAAAAAGCGTGATGCTGCAAGAGATTCACCATCGAGTCAAAAACAACTTACAGGTCATTTGTAGTTTGCTTAATCTCCAAACTCAAGGCAGTCCCGACCCAAAAATCACTGAGATTATGAAGGAGAGCCAAAATCGAGTGAAATCCATGGCCCTAGTCCATGAAAACCTGTATCAATCTCAGAATCTCTCCAAAATCAGTCTAGAAACCTACGTTAGAGAATTAACCAACAATCTATTGCGGTCCTATCGCTCTAAAATGAGCCAGATCAAGATTCACGTTGCCATTGCCAGTATCTACCTCGACATCGATACAGCAGTGCCTTGCGGCTTAATTATCAATGAACTGGTCTCCAATGCCCTCAAATACGCGTTTCCCGACCAGGAGAGCGGAGAAATTAAGGTCAAGGTCACTCAGAACACAGAAAAGTCTATCACCCTAACCATTACCGATAACGGGATGGGACTCCCCCATGAGATCAATGTAGAACAAACCCAAACCTTAGGACTCCGGATGGTCAAAACCCTAACTCGACAGATTTCAGGCACCTTAACCGTTAGTCGAGGAACTGGCACCTCATTTAATATCCATTTCCCTCAACCTTCTTATTAG
- a CDS encoding sugar O-acetyltransferase — protein sequence MLSEKQKMLAGADYIASDFELATERTLAHAKCHGFNSTPGCSPEKLLGLAQMFGSCGTDCYIEPPFFLDYGYNLVLGQNVYLNFNCVILDCGVVTIGDFVKFGPNVQVYTAGHSLNNAKRLQGYEFAKPITIGANAWIGGGSIILPGVDIGENTVIGAGSLVSKSMPANVVAVGNPCSVIRDNS from the coding sequence ATGCTAAGTGAAAAACAGAAAATGCTTGCAGGAGCGGATTACATTGCTTCTGATTTTGAGTTGGCAACGGAAAGAACGCTGGCTCATGCCAAATGTCATGGGTTCAATTCAACACCAGGGTGTAGCCCTGAAAAATTGCTGGGTTTGGCTCAAATGTTTGGCTCATGCGGAACGGATTGCTATATTGAGCCGCCTTTTTTCTTGGATTATGGCTATAACCTTGTCCTCGGGCAGAATGTCTATCTGAACTTCAACTGCGTCATTCTAGATTGTGGGGTGGTAACCATCGGGGATTTCGTGAAATTTGGCCCCAATGTTCAGGTCTATACGGCGGGGCATTCTTTGAATAATGCTAAGCGATTGCAAGGGTATGAGTTCGCTAAGCCCATCACCATCGGTGCCAATGCCTGGATTGGAGGGGGTTCAATTATTTTGCCGGGGGTTGATATTGGAGAAAATACGGTGATTGGTGCGGGTAGTCTGGTCTCCAAAAGTATGCCTGCAAACGTGGTGGCTGTAGGGAATCCTTGTAGCGTTATTCGAGACAATAGTTGA
- a CDS encoding bifunctional diguanylate cyclase/phosphodiesterase: MSSLLSQQKRPAPVVSAKILVVEDEGLIALDIESHLIDLGYQVPGIAETGADAILLALEAQPDLVLMDIRLKGNIDGIQAAAKITDKLDIPIIFLTAFADADTLNKAKQVSPFGYILKPFDPMDLRTSIEIALHKHHFDQEVRQQKTWLHTILASIGDAVVATDNQGSVTYMNRVAESITQWQQAEALGKDVSDVIPLITGTAKNILENPLKQVLREHQEVVLPDNTYLITKNQEEIPIDDSAVPIVDDQNQSHGAVIVFRDITERLEANQQLFHHAYYDSLTNLPNRELFMDRLQHLINMSKRYVNHEFAVLFVDLDRFKMVNDSLGHPVGDKLLIATAQRLQKCLRPTDTVARFGGDEFAILLEQIADVNSVCTLAERINRELGAPYELGNYDLFNSASIGIVQSNIRYALAEELIRDADIAMYQAKTNGKGCYAVFDAVMHTQVKGQLTLENDLRRVITDQQLTLHYQPIVSLQDQEIVGFEALTRWEHPEKGLIPPGMFIPTAEETGLIVPLDLWAIREACQQLRKWQDQLPPERTLDVSVNLSSRHFSRPDLVQKIAAILTETKCPATSLKLEITESALIENPESAAQILSELKTLGLRIHIDDFGTGYSSLSYLHKYDIDTLKVDRSFIQYIDRNADRVEIVRTIVVLAHTLKMDVIAEGIESAEQLAAVQSLGCEYGQGYYFDRPLTSEQVDKLVREQAFKFCSE; this comes from the coding sequence ATGTCTTCTCTTCTGTCTCAACAAAAACGACCTGCGCCCGTGGTCTCTGCCAAAATCTTGGTGGTTGAAGACGAAGGACTGATTGCCCTAGATATCGAAAGTCACTTAATCGATTTAGGCTATCAAGTCCCTGGAATTGCCGAAACCGGTGCCGATGCGATTCTCTTGGCCCTGGAAGCACAGCCCGATTTAGTGTTAATGGATATTCGCTTAAAAGGGAACATTGATGGCATTCAAGCGGCGGCCAAGATTACCGACAAGCTCGACATCCCCATTATTTTTTTAACCGCGTTTGCGGATGCAGACACCCTCAACAAGGCTAAACAGGTCTCACCCTTTGGCTATATTCTTAAACCCTTTGATCCCATGGATCTGCGGACCAGCATTGAAATTGCCCTCCACAAACATCACTTCGATCAAGAAGTTAGACAGCAAAAAACCTGGCTACACACTATTCTTGCCAGCATTGGAGATGCTGTGGTAGCAACGGATAATCAGGGGTCGGTGACCTATATGAATCGTGTGGCTGAGTCGATTACCCAATGGCAACAAGCCGAGGCTCTAGGCAAAGATGTTAGCGATGTGATTCCGCTGATTACGGGCACTGCCAAAAATATTCTAGAAAACCCGCTCAAGCAAGTCTTGCGAGAACATCAAGAGGTGGTTTTGCCCGACAACACCTACTTGATCACCAAAAACCAAGAAGAAATTCCCATTGATGATAGTGCGGTCCCTATTGTTGACGACCAAAACCAGTCCCATGGAGCAGTCATTGTTTTTCGGGATATTACCGAGCGTCTAGAAGCCAACCAACAACTCTTTCACCATGCCTACTATGATTCATTAACAAATTTGCCCAATCGCGAATTATTTATGGATCGGCTTCAGCACTTAATCAATATGAGCAAACGATATGTCAATCATGAGTTTGCAGTACTGTTTGTCGATTTAGATCGATTCAAAATGGTCAATGATAGTTTGGGACATCCCGTAGGCGATAAGTTGTTGATTGCCACTGCTCAACGGTTGCAGAAATGCCTGCGCCCAACCGATACTGTCGCTCGATTTGGTGGGGATGAATTCGCAATTTTGTTGGAGCAAATTGCAGATGTTAATAGCGTCTGTACCTTAGCAGAACGGATCAACCGTGAATTGGGTGCGCCCTACGAGCTAGGCAACTACGATCTATTTAATTCGGCCAGTATTGGCATTGTCCAAAGCAATATTCGATATGCTCTCGCCGAAGAATTGATTCGGGATGCAGATATTGCCATGTATCAGGCCAAGACCAATGGCAAAGGCTGTTATGCCGTTTTTGATGCGGTGATGCATACCCAAGTCAAAGGGCAATTAACCCTAGAAAATGACTTGCGGCGGGTGATCACGGACCAGCAATTAACGTTGCACTACCAACCCATCGTCTCGTTGCAGGATCAAGAGATTGTTGGGTTTGAAGCCCTAACCCGCTGGGAACACCCAGAGAAGGGGTTAATTCCACCCGGAATGTTTATCCCCACGGCGGAAGAAACCGGACTGATTGTGCCCTTAGATTTGTGGGCTATCCGCGAAGCCTGCCAACAGTTACGAAAGTGGCAAGATCAACTTCCCCCAGAGCGAACGTTAGACGTTAGCGTCAATCTTTCCAGTCGTCATTTTTCGCGTCCCGATTTAGTCCAAAAAATTGCCGCAATCCTGACGGAAACGAAGTGCCCAGCGACTAGCCTGAAGCTAGAAATTACAGAAAGTGCCTTAATTGAGAATCCTGAGTCTGCGGCCCAAATTTTATCGGAGTTAAAAACATTGGGCCTTCGCATTCATATCGATGACTTTGGGACGGGCTATTCCTCCCTCAGCTATTTGCATAAATATGACATTGACACCCTAAAAGTGGATCGCTCTTTTATTCAGTATATCGATCGCAATGCTGATCGGGTAGAGATTGTCCGCACGATTGTGGTGCTTGCCCATACGTTAAAGATGGATGTGATTGCAGAGGGCATCGAATCCGCGGAACAGCTCGCTGCTGTTCAAAGTTTGGGCTGTGAATATGGGCAAGGATATTACTTTGATCGACCGTTAACGAGCGAACAAGTCGATAAATTAGTGCGTGAACAAGCTTTTAAATTTTGTTCTGAATAG
- a CDS encoding glycosyltransferase, with product MKIAIITSGFLPVIDGVTVADYNRMKKLSQWGHQVRVFCPDYSALASVYPNWQDYTGEILPNIEVVNLPSEAFMGLDFERNISRRARPHLMQSLEEFQPDILHVDEPERLSVGLLQTPGIKYAKQAGIPCVCFYRTNFIEYAEDYFDWPPAAISGLQNVFKLLLRRVYNAYDQTCTTSPITQQKIIKMGIKNSRYAGLVGFDTDHFSPNLRQSNYFAQNYDLPEVDQQVKLVFVGRLTPDKGWGFTFKAMRELLSRIDRDKVALIVAGDGSMREEIADELGALTPHVHLLGRVDPTQIPILLANSDIHITTSEKEARGLTILEAFASGIPVVAPRAGGVVENIEHGCNGYLYEPQSVHDFASKLQALIESPTLRRGMGDYAPSSVENYSWDRAFQTLVQLWEEAISNNHSSSASPAKRTLVGTTSDR from the coding sequence ATGAAGATTGCAATTATTACCTCTGGTTTTCTGCCCGTTATAGATGGAGTAACGGTTGCCGATTATAACCGGATGAAAAAGTTGAGTCAGTGGGGACACCAAGTTCGGGTTTTTTGTCCTGACTACAGTGCATTGGCAAGTGTTTATCCAAACTGGCAAGACTATACGGGGGAGATCCTTCCCAACATTGAGGTCGTCAACCTACCCAGTGAAGCTTTTATGGGGTTGGACTTTGAGCGGAATATCAGTCGACGGGCCCGTCCTCACCTGATGCAATCTTTAGAAGAGTTTCAGCCAGACATCCTGCATGTGGATGAGCCGGAACGATTATCTGTAGGGCTTTTGCAAACACCAGGCATCAAGTATGCCAAACAGGCTGGCATCCCTTGTGTGTGCTTTTATCGCACGAATTTTATTGAATATGCGGAGGACTATTTTGATTGGCCTCCCGCTGCCATTTCTGGCCTACAGAATGTATTTAAGCTGCTGTTGCGACGGGTGTATAACGCCTACGATCAGACCTGTACAACCAGTCCGATTACACAACAGAAAATCATCAAGATGGGCATTAAGAACAGCCGCTATGCAGGGTTAGTGGGCTTTGATACCGATCACTTTAGTCCCAACCTACGTCAGTCCAACTACTTTGCCCAGAATTACGATCTACCGGAGGTGGATCAGCAAGTAAAACTCGTGTTTGTCGGCAGGCTTACCCCTGATAAGGGCTGGGGCTTTACGTTCAAAGCGATGCGAGAACTGTTGTCTCGCATCGATCGAGATAAAGTGGCGCTGATCGTGGCTGGCGATGGCTCTATGCGGGAAGAAATTGCGGATGAGCTAGGAGCTTTAACGCCCCATGTGCATTTGTTGGGTCGGGTCGATCCAACTCAAATCCCTATTTTGCTTGCTAATAGCGATATTCACATCACCACATCAGAGAAAGAAGCACGGGGTCTAACCATCTTGGAAGCCTTTGCTTCAGGGATTCCAGTAGTTGCTCCCAGAGCCGGTGGGGTCGTTGAAAATATTGAGCATGGTTGCAACGGCTATCTATATGAACCCCAATCGGTCCATGACTTTGCTAGCAAGCTTCAAGCCCTAATCGAAAGCCCAACGCTGCGGCGAGGGATGGGCGACTATGCCCCATCCAGTGTTGAGAATTACAGCTGGGATAGAGCATTTCAAACCTTGGTGCAGCTATGGGAAGAGGCGATCAGCAATAATCACTCCTCATCCGCCTCACCTGCTAAACGAACTTTAGTCGGAACCACCTCTGACCGGTAA
- a CDS encoding PAS domain S-box protein: MDKNPLICTPDTSVRDVLNRMNQGSDSCAAGSEPLEAKAPQRVNYVLIMVQQQLLGIFTERDVVKLSAQEIDFDAVQIADVMTRNLITLPASELKDAFNVLSLFRQHHIRHVPILDDQAHVTGVITTEGLRKSLQPSTLMKMRAVHEVMNAQPITASPSTSVMEVAEIMATHQISCVVIVQTDVQDADSILYPIGIITERDIVQYQTLELDLKSLQAQAVMSSPLECLTIEDTLWHAQQFMQKLHVRRLVVIDTAGQLTGVLTQSNMLSVLNGSDMYTTLEILQDQVDQLQNERIQLLQALNSTLEHQVEADAVMLQSCQTHFESTFEQAAVGIAHVSLQGRFRAVNQRFCELLKYSQSELLQLSFLDITHVDDREEDQRLVQQLILSQRSSFSREKRYLCQDFSIFWGKVTVSLATSAPGEPDYFIAVVEDISDRKQTELALQQLNQELEERVKFSTAAFQASEHRYRSLFESAPDLLFVLNKHGMIQQVNTAVLEKSGYAEAELLNRSLNQFWVTAPPLTDTQLLQILLKEGHWRYTLEFRCRDGSPLFVDCAYSMITDEIGVSPHILVIQRDISEQTQVKTALIVSEARYRSLYENTPIMLHSIDQDGRVVSVSNTWLTQMGYDRSEVLGRASTDFLTSASQHYARDFVLPQYFQKGACRDIPYQWVKKNGELIDVLLSAIAERDTSGNIIRTLAVSVDVTERNRIEVALSESEERFRLAFEQAAIGMALISPAGQWLKANESLCNIVGYSEAELLSMTFQDITHPDDLALDLKSAEQLLTGEINNYHTEKRYIHKQGHDVWILLSASLVCQDNGLPLHFITQIQNISARKVSEQQLSESLAEKSVMLQEIHHRVKNNLQVICSLLNLQTQANPDTNISEVMQESQNRVKSMALVHENLYQSKNLSKINLETYVKELTNNLLRSYRSRVSLTQINIGIANIYLDIDTAVPCGLIINELVSNALKHAFPEQSSGIITIHILEQPESEITLTVTDNGIGMPEQVSFTHSKTLGLRMVKTLTRQISGNLTVNRESGTSFQICFPQPAAIPAKSTSA, translated from the coding sequence GTGGATAAAAATCCGCTTATTTGTACCCCCGATACCTCTGTACGAGACGTTTTGAACCGCATGAATCAGGGTTCGGACTCCTGTGCGGCCGGATCTGAGCCTCTCGAGGCTAAAGCTCCCCAGCGTGTTAACTATGTGCTGATCATGGTTCAGCAACAATTATTAGGGATTTTTACTGAACGAGATGTGGTGAAGTTAAGCGCTCAAGAGATAGACTTTGACGCTGTCCAAATCGCTGATGTGATGACTCGGAATTTGATCACCTTACCAGCCTCTGAGTTAAAGGATGCGTTCAATGTTCTCAGTCTATTTCGTCAACATCATATTCGTCATGTCCCCATTCTCGACGATCAAGCCCATGTGACTGGCGTTATAACAACCGAGGGATTACGGAAGTCTCTCCAACCCAGCACATTAATGAAAATGCGGGCCGTTCATGAAGTAATGAATGCCCAACCGATTACGGCTTCTCCTTCAACTTCTGTGATGGAAGTGGCAGAGATAATGGCCACCCATCAAATTAGCTGTGTGGTGATTGTCCAAACAGACGTTCAAGATGCTGATTCCATTCTTTATCCGATTGGCATTATCACTGAAAGGGATATTGTTCAGTATCAGACTCTAGAACTGGACCTAAAATCTCTCCAGGCCCAGGCAGTCATGAGCAGTCCCTTAGAATGTTTGACCATTGAAGATACCCTGTGGCACGCTCAGCAATTCATGCAGAAGCTACATGTGAGACGACTGGTGGTGATAGATACCGCTGGGCAGTTAACAGGTGTTCTCACCCAAAGCAATATGCTATCCGTGCTGAATGGCTCTGATATGTATACGACTTTAGAGATCTTGCAAGACCAAGTTGATCAGCTCCAAAATGAGAGAATTCAGCTTCTGCAAGCCCTCAATTCCACTTTAGAGCATCAGGTGGAAGCAGATGCGGTGATGCTGCAATCTTGCCAAACTCACTTTGAATCAACGTTTGAACAGGCTGCTGTAGGGATTGCCCATGTCAGTCTTCAAGGCCGGTTTCGCGCCGTCAATCAGCGATTTTGTGAGTTGCTGAAATATTCTCAATCTGAATTGTTGCAGCTTTCATTTCTGGATATTACCCATGTGGATGATCGTGAAGAAGACCAACGGCTGGTTCAACAATTGATCTTGTCCCAAAGGTCTTCTTTTTCCCGTGAGAAACGTTACCTTTGCCAAGACTTCTCTATTTTCTGGGGAAAGGTTACGGTCTCGTTGGCCACGTCAGCTCCAGGAGAGCCTGACTATTTTATTGCAGTGGTTGAGGATATTAGCGATCGCAAACAAACAGAACTCGCGCTCCAACAGCTCAATCAGGAACTAGAAGAACGGGTCAAATTCAGTACGGCAGCTTTTCAAGCGAGTGAGCATCGATACCGATCTTTATTTGAGTCTGCGCCAGATTTACTTTTTGTGTTGAATAAGCACGGCATGATTCAACAAGTTAACACTGCTGTCCTGGAAAAGTCGGGATATGCCGAAGCAGAACTCTTGAATCGTTCTTTAAATCAATTTTGGGTTACGGCTCCTCCCCTAACTGATACCCAATTATTGCAAATTTTGCTGAAGGAGGGACATTGGCGCTACACCCTGGAATTCCGATGTCGAGATGGATCGCCTCTGTTTGTCGATTGTGCCTATTCGATGATTACAGATGAAATCGGTGTATCCCCCCATATTCTGGTGATTCAGCGAGATATTAGTGAGCAGACTCAGGTAAAAACGGCTCTCATTGTTAGTGAAGCTCGATATCGGTCTCTCTATGAGAACACGCCAATCATGCTGCACTCGATTGACCAAGACGGCAGAGTGGTCAGTGTCAGTAATACGTGGCTGACCCAAATGGGCTATGACCGCAGTGAAGTGTTGGGGCGAGCCTCGACGGATTTTCTGACATCAGCATCCCAACACTATGCCCGTGATTTCGTTCTACCCCAATATTTTCAAAAGGGTGCCTGCCGAGATATCCCTTACCAGTGGGTGAAGAAAAATGGCGAGTTGATTGATGTATTGTTGTCTGCGATCGCAGAACGAGATACCAGCGGCAACATTATTCGTACCCTGGCGGTGTCAGTGGATGTCACAGAACGAAATCGCATTGAAGTCGCCCTCAGCGAAAGTGAAGAACGCTTTCGCCTCGCCTTTGAGCAAGCTGCGATTGGCATGGCCCTGATTTCACCCGCCGGTCAATGGCTCAAGGCCAATGAGTCCCTCTGCAACATCGTCGGCTACTCAGAAGCTGAATTACTCTCCATGACGTTCCAAGACATTACCCATCCAGATGATTTAGCTTTAGACCTAAAATCAGCGGAGCAACTGCTGACAGGAGAAATTAACAATTACCATACGGAAAAAAGATATATCCACAAACAAGGGCATGACGTTTGGATTTTGCTCAGTGCCTCCTTGGTCTGCCAGGATAATGGCCTTCCCCTCCACTTTATTACTCAGATCCAAAATATCAGTGCTCGCAAAGTCTCTGAGCAGCAGCTATCTGAATCTCTGGCCGAAAAAAGTGTGATGCTACAAGAGATTCATCACCGAGTCAAAAATAACTTGCAGGTCATTTGTAGCTTGCTCAATCTTCAAACTCAGGCAAACCCTGACACTAATATTTCAGAAGTGATGCAGGAGAGCCAAAATCGAGTAAAATCCATGGCATTAGTCCATGAGAATCTCTACCAGTCTAAAAATCTTTCCAAAATCAATCTAGAAACTTACGTCAAAGAGTTAACGAACAACCTCTTGCGTTCCTATCGCTCTAGAGTCAGCCTCACTCAGATCAACATTGGGATTGCCAATATCTATCTCGACATTGATACCGCAGTCCCCTGTGGCCTAATTATCAACGAATTGGTTTCCAATGCCCTCAAACATGCCTTTCCAGAACAAAGTAGTGGAATAATCACCATCCATATCCTGGAACAACCCGAATCAGAGATCACACTAACGGTTACCGACAATGGGATCGGAATGCCCGAGCAGGTATCCTTCACCCATTCCAAAACCCTGGGATTGCGAATGGTAAAAACCTTGACTCGACAGATTTCAGGAAACCTAACCGTCAACCGAGAATCAGGGACATCCTTCCAAATCTGTTTCCCGCAACCTGCTGCTATCCCTGCAAAAAGCACTTCAGCCTAG
- a CDS encoding MFS transporter — protein sequence MQTFLLIWIGQVVSLLGTKLTEFALGIWVYQQNQSISQLALVILFTYLPNTLISPIAGSLVDRWDRRWAMILSDAAAGIGTLIIGALVLTNQLEIWHIYLAVGVNSIFNAFQVPAYTAAISQLTPASQYSRMNGMVQISRGIARVISPAIAGFLIGILGIGGILIIDFSTFLIAMSTLLVARFPKIKRTRPTKPPQIRRLLQEMQFAWRYITKRPGLSRLLLFMSTNFFSVGILEVVFWPLILDFGSQEELGYVLSIGGSGLLLGSIVMTAWGGPKRRVFGLLYFIPLQAGIMLMAALQTSIPLAAMGLFVYLFAQPIIVSCNQAIWQSKVPQHYQGRVFALQQMIEKSLAILAYIVVGPLVEKFLEPLMSGGPFAETVGPYIGGIGAGRGIALMVLMMGIGNLVATGMAFRSRRLRRLDIEIPTVKRPDSSIPKSEIRDAYSFEEVTSP from the coding sequence ATGCAAACATTTCTGCTGATTTGGATAGGACAAGTTGTTTCTCTGTTAGGGACAAAACTGACGGAGTTTGCCCTTGGAATATGGGTTTACCAGCAAAATCAGTCGATTAGCCAGCTGGCACTGGTGATTTTGTTCACCTACTTGCCGAATACACTGATCTCACCCATTGCTGGGTCCCTCGTAGACCGTTGGGACCGTCGTTGGGCGATGATTCTCAGTGATGCGGCGGCGGGCATTGGTACGCTAATTATTGGTGCCTTGGTCCTGACCAATCAGCTGGAGATTTGGCATATTTATCTGGCGGTGGGCGTTAACTCGATTTTTAATGCGTTTCAAGTCCCAGCCTATACGGCTGCAATTTCGCAGTTGACCCCCGCCAGCCAATATAGCCGCATGAATGGCATGGTTCAGATTTCTCGTGGTATCGCTCGAGTGATCTCACCTGCGATCGCAGGTTTCCTGATCGGTATTCTGGGCATTGGCGGCATCTTAATTATCGACTTCAGCACCTTTCTGATTGCGATGTCGACCCTGTTAGTTGCCCGCTTCCCCAAGATCAAACGCACCCGGCCCACCAAACCGCCCCAAATCCGGCGACTACTGCAAGAGATGCAGTTTGCCTGGCGGTACATCACCAAACGCCCCGGTTTATCTCGGCTGCTGCTCTTCATGTCCACTAACTTCTTTTCCGTGGGCATTTTAGAAGTTGTGTTTTGGCCCCTAATTTTAGATTTTGGGTCCCAGGAAGAGTTAGGGTATGTGCTCTCCATTGGGGGCAGTGGCTTGCTGCTGGGCAGTATTGTAATGACGGCTTGGGGTGGCCCTAAACGCCGGGTCTTTGGTCTGCTCTACTTCATCCCCCTGCAGGCTGGAATTATGCTGATGGCGGCACTCCAAACCTCCATCCCTCTGGCGGCAATGGGGCTATTTGTCTATTTATTTGCACAACCTATCATTGTGAGTTGCAACCAGGCCATTTGGCAGAGCAAAGTCCCCCAACATTACCAAGGACGGGTGTTTGCACTCCAACAAATGATTGAAAAGTCTTTGGCGATTTTGGCTTACATTGTCGTGGGTCCTTTAGTCGAAAAATTCTTAGAACCTCTGATGTCAGGTGGTCCATTTGCAGAAACAGTGGGTCCCTACATTGGCGGAATTGGTGCAGGGAGAGGGATTGCCCTGATGGTGCTCATGATGGGAATTGGCAACTTGGTGGCAACTGGCATGGCTTTTAGGAGCCGTCGCTTACGCCGCTTAGACATAGAGATACCAACGGTGAAACGACCAGACTCATCTATCCCTAAATCAGAAATCCGTGACGCTTATAGTTTTGAAGAGGTAACCTCTCCATGA